Proteins from a single region of Humidesulfovibrio mexicanus:
- a CDS encoding ATP-binding protein, translated as MRARRDVPGLNERLRRRAASLHALLVSLVALALLPMLGLSLYSHMRDRAQEREAAVAEAARAAGLVAHSLGRETANAQALLEVLATNPLLRAGRSAQGQRLLRLAAQGATHYENLILARPDGSVALAAHPVASGLTFANDQAFATALKGRSFTVGLSPQDATQARPHTVISYATPLFGPEGRVDMLLVAHLTMAQAAKTFDEAALPENTTLVLASNAGRVLYRLPEAAPYSGAELPGEQADIVRADAAGTTGWGMGLDGAERYYVIKRLNICRGEACYVRVGIPKAAVYAASGGKLTRNLLALAAMTAAILLLARLWARRNILEPTARLMDTVRALHAGDASARSGLSTQDGEIGELGRALDHMAEAMERHAREREAARLALFESEERLRAVFNASSDGVLLLVPDGQVLAMNESAAMRRGKTVGELTGKSILDMIPIYVRNGRKTHMEEVVRTGKPLRFEEDREGRTYAIRLHPVRNAAGEIVQIASFSRDITERKLSERALLAAKEEAEAASQAKSAFLANMSHELRTPLNGLLGMLQLMGDAADPAERAEYLAWATRSARHITDLVNDILDYAALGSGETRFELKPFRLEEVLSPLAAEFGPRAETKGLSFALVAPRDLDALRLVGDPERLGQLLRHLLDNAVKFTATGGVRLDAQVSCRDEDTCTLRVEVTDTGIGIAPEFLPKLFKPFVQAEAPLTKRYAGTGLGLAIAKELATGMGATLEAISTPGQGSTFVLCLSFQPATPR; from the coding sequence ATGCGGGCGAGGCGTGACGTGCCCGGACTGAACGAGCGCCTGCGACGACGCGCCGCCAGCCTGCACGCCTTGCTGGTGTCCCTGGTGGCGCTTGCCCTTCTGCCCATGCTGGGGCTTTCTCTCTACAGCCACATGCGCGACCGCGCCCAGGAGCGCGAAGCCGCCGTGGCCGAGGCCGCGCGCGCCGCGGGCCTGGTGGCGCATTCCCTGGGCCGCGAGACCGCCAACGCCCAGGCCCTCTTGGAGGTCCTGGCCACCAATCCGCTGCTGCGCGCCGGAAGGTCGGCGCAGGGCCAGCGCTTGCTGCGCCTGGCGGCCCAGGGGGCCACGCACTACGAAAACCTCATTTTGGCCAGGCCAGACGGCTCGGTTGCCCTAGCGGCGCACCCCGTGGCCTCTGGCCTCACCTTTGCCAACGACCAGGCCTTCGCCACCGCCCTGAAGGGACGGAGCTTCACTGTGGGCCTTTCCCCCCAGGACGCGACGCAAGCCCGGCCGCACACGGTCATCAGCTACGCCACGCCCCTGTTCGGCCCAGAGGGCCGTGTGGACATGCTTCTGGTGGCGCACCTCACCATGGCGCAGGCGGCCAAGACATTCGACGAAGCGGCATTGCCGGAAAACACCACGCTGGTGCTCGCCAGCAACGCGGGCCGCGTGCTGTACCGTCTGCCAGAGGCCGCGCCCTATTCCGGCGCCGAACTGCCCGGGGAGCAGGCCGATATCGTCCGCGCCGACGCAGCGGGGACCACAGGCTGGGGCATGGGCCTGGACGGCGCGGAGCGCTACTACGTCATCAAGCGCCTGAACATCTGCCGGGGCGAGGCCTGCTACGTGCGGGTGGGCATCCCCAAGGCGGCGGTGTACGCGGCCAGCGGCGGCAAGCTTACCCGCAATCTGCTCGCCCTGGCGGCCATGACCGCGGCGATCCTGCTCCTGGCGCGCCTGTGGGCCCGGCGCAACATTCTGGAGCCGACGGCCCGGCTCATGGACACCGTGCGCGCGCTGCACGCGGGCGACGCCTCCGCCCGCAGCGGGCTTTCAACCCAGGATGGAGAAATCGGCGAGCTGGGCCGCGCCCTGGACCACATGGCCGAGGCCATGGAGCGCCACGCCAGGGAACGGGAGGCCGCGCGTCTGGCCCTGTTCGAAAGCGAGGAGCGCCTGCGCGCGGTGTTCAACGCCTCCAGCGACGGGGTGCTGCTGCTGGTGCCCGACGGCCAGGTGCTGGCCATGAACGAATCCGCCGCCATGCGGCGCGGCAAGACCGTTGGGGAGCTTACCGGCAAGAGCATTCTGGACATGATCCCCATATACGTGCGCAATGGCCGCAAGACCCACATGGAGGAGGTTGTGCGCACGGGCAAACCCCTGCGCTTCGAGGAAGACCGCGAGGGAAGGACCTACGCCATCCGGCTGCACCCTGTGCGCAACGCAGCGGGCGAAATCGTCCAGATCGCCAGCTTCTCCCGCGACATCACCGAGCGCAAGCTTTCCGAACGCGCCCTGCTGGCCGCCAAGGAGGAAGCGGAGGCCGCCAGCCAGGCCAAAAGCGCCTTTCTGGCCAACATGAGCCACGAACTGCGCACGCCGTTGAACGGGCTTCTGGGAATGCTCCAGCTCATGGGCGATGCGGCCGACCCCGCAGAACGCGCCGAATATCTCGCCTGGGCCACCCGCTCGGCCCGGCACATCACCGATCTGGTGAACGACATTCTGGATTACGCGGCCCTGGGAAGCGGAGAGACCCGCTTTGAACTCAAGCCCTTCCGCCTGGAAGAGGTGCTGTCGCCCCTGGCGGCGGAGTTCGGCCCAAGGGCCGAAACCAAGGGGCTGTCCTTCGCCCTTGTCGCGCCCAGGGATCTGGACGCGCTGCGGCTGGTTGGCGACCCCGAACGCCTTGGCCAACTGCTGCGCCACCTGCTGGACAACGCCGTGAAATTCACGGCAACGGGCGGGGTGCGCCTGGACGCCCAGGTAAGCTGCCGCGACGAGGACACCTGCACCCTGCGGGTGGAGGTCACGGACACCGGCATCGGCATCGCCCCGGAATTTTTGCCT
- a CDS encoding EAL domain-containing response regulator, producing the protein MCRSENGPEAIDILAVDDEQVNLLLLSGLLRREGINVVCAKSGYEALALLSKHDFALILLDVMMPGLDGFDTAERIRAGEATRHIPIIFITAISKEQRHVFRGYEAGAVDYLIKPFDHDILKNKVRVFVDMHRQRLAVQRAGEALARTVAELRSSSRALSDSRARYQSLFNSMLNGFVLLSMEEGAALPQARVLEVNPAMERMMDRPREMLVDRTVSELLPNLEGHLRDFTAEVARSGRSGLVETYVADLRRWLRIQAYVPGPGLLALVAEDTTARRKAEETVQERTFQDPLTGLANRALLLNRLEQSMERSRRRLNYLYAVLFLDLDRFKPINSSLGPAAGDKVLCIVAERIKAAARGLDTVARCGADEFALILEELKNPAEAMQVARRVCREMARPMEIDGHTLRFTASVGVVLGPADYAQPEDLLRDAGIAMEHARTLGGGKVKVFKWAMRTRAQYALNVNQHLHQALDRDEFRLHYQPIVDLKTMALCGFEALIRWQTDGRLVPPGDFIPHAEQTGLIVPIGQWALAEACRTTSLWRSRFALPEGFTVAVNLSARQFAQPDLVRQLARILEETGLDPQLLKLEITETMMMQNPESVVHKLRGLREMGVKVGIDDFGTGYSSLSYLRRFPINTLKVDRSFVSDLDAFENLVIVRTIVSLAHNLGFDVVAEGIETERQRDFLAGLNCEFGQGFLFSKAVSGDQAQDLLDVCGPAHAGEA; encoded by the coding sequence ATGTGCCGATCCGAAAACGGCCCGGAGGCCATCGACATCCTGGCCGTGGATGACGAGCAGGTGAATCTGCTGCTGCTTTCCGGGCTGTTGCGCCGGGAGGGGATTAATGTCGTGTGCGCCAAGAGCGGCTATGAGGCCTTGGCGCTTTTGTCCAAGCACGACTTCGCCCTCATCCTGCTGGACGTGATGATGCCGGGTCTGGACGGTTTCGACACGGCGGAGCGCATCCGCGCGGGCGAGGCCACGCGCCACATCCCCATCATCTTCATCACCGCCATCAGCAAAGAGCAGCGCCATGTCTTCAGGGGCTACGAAGCCGGCGCGGTGGACTATCTCATCAAGCCCTTCGATCACGACATCCTCAAGAACAAGGTGCGCGTATTCGTGGACATGCACCGCCAGCGTCTGGCCGTGCAGCGCGCAGGCGAGGCCCTGGCCCGCACCGTCGCCGAGCTGCGCAGTTCCTCCAGGGCGCTTTCCGACAGCCGCGCCCGCTACCAAAGCCTCTTCAACTCCATGCTCAACGGATTCGTCCTGCTCTCCATGGAGGAAGGGGCAGCCCTGCCCCAGGCCCGCGTGCTGGAGGTGAACCCCGCCATGGAGCGGATGATGGACCGCCCGCGCGAGATGCTTGTGGACAGGACCGTTTCCGAGTTGTTGCCCAATCTGGAGGGACACCTTCGGGACTTCACCGCCGAGGTGGCCAGAAGCGGCCGCAGCGGGCTGGTGGAGACCTACGTTGCGGACCTTCGGAGGTGGCTGCGCATCCAGGCCTACGTGCCCGGTCCGGGCCTGCTGGCCCTGGTGGCCGAGGACACCACGGCGCGGCGCAAGGCTGAGGAAACGGTCCAGGAGCGCACCTTCCAGGATCCGCTGACCGGACTGGCCAACCGGGCGCTTTTGCTGAACCGCCTGGAGCAATCCATGGAGCGTTCGCGCCGCAGGCTGAACTATCTGTACGCGGTGCTGTTTCTGGACCTGGACCGCTTCAAGCCCATCAACAGCAGCCTTGGCCCGGCCGCAGGCGACAAGGTCCTGTGCATCGTGGCCGAGAGGATCAAGGCCGCGGCGCGCGGTCTGGACACCGTGGCCCGCTGCGGCGCGGACGAGTTCGCCCTCATCCTGGAGGAACTGAAGAACCCGGCCGAGGCCATGCAGGTGGCGCGGCGCGTCTGCCGGGAAATGGCCCGTCCCATGGAGATCGACGGCCACACGCTGCGGTTCACGGCCAGCGTGGGCGTGGTGCTTGGCCCGGCGGACTACGCCCAGCCCGAGGACCTGTTGCGCGATGCGGGCATCGCCATGGAGCACGCCCGCACCCTTGGCGGCGGCAAGGTGAAGGTGTTCAAATGGGCCATGCGCACCCGCGCCCAGTACGCGCTCAACGTGAACCAGCACCTGCACCAGGCCCTGGACAGGGACGAGTTCCGGCTGCACTACCAGCCCATTGTCGACCTCAAGACCATGGCCCTGTGCGGGTTCGAGGCGCTCATCCGCTGGCAGACGGACGGGCGGCTTGTGCCCCCTGGCGACTTCATCCCCCACGCGGAGCAGACCGGGCTCATCGTGCCCATCGGCCAATGGGCCCTGGCCGAGGCCTGCCGCACCACCAGCTTGTGGCGTTCGCGTTTCGCCCTGCCGGAGGGCTTCACCGTGGCGGTGAACCTTTCGGCCCGGCAATTCGCCCAGCCGGACCTGGTGCGCCAGCTGGCGCGCATCCTGGAGGAGACCGGCCTCGACCCGCAGCTGCTCAAGCTCGAAATCACCGAGACCATGATGATGCAAAACCCCGAAAGCGTGGTGCACAAGCTGCGCGGCCTGCGAGAAATGGGCGTCAAGGTGGGCATCGACGACTTCGGCACCGGGTATTCGTCCCTGTCCTACCTGCGGCGCTTCCCCATCAATACGCTCAAGGTGGACCGCAGCTTCGTGTCCGATCTCGACGCCTTCGAGAACCTGGTCATCGTGCGCACAATCGTCAGCCTGGCCCACAACCTGGGTTTCGACGTGGTCGCCGAGGGCATAGAGACCGAACGCCAGCGCGATTTCCTGGCCGGGCTGAACTGCGAGTTCGGGCAGGGGTTCCTGTTCTCCAAGGCCGTTTCCGGCGACCAGGCCCAGGACCTTCTGGATGTCTGCGGCCCGGCCCATGCGGGCGAGGCGTGA
- a CDS encoding EAL domain-containing protein encodes MPASTASPLSGLDTSGIQAVLESENISVFFQPVVSVRSKSILGFEAFSRSLSESGPRLDAHDLFGQNWGAKTRLELCRLCRRKALEAFRPIFERHPQMLLFLNTDGGGLAAAHKNGHLEAVSQALRIPGKRIVVELERPWLNLPEVARFVLYYRERGMGLSVDLCGGMGLPVEELFALKPDFIKFDRPLFTDVQGQEFKRDMVQSLMRLSDKLGSVLIAKNVEAEDEALLLLQWGVNHQQGFYYTKDKDSTERDPIRAFQQKVEEINRRYRESAHACVADKRKRYEDYHKTLKKVAYKMADCREHEFAAACERIVSTEPTLVCASVLTDDGVQLTPLAFRRDLAVDSPLLGPERGRGTDHGIREDVLHLKSGFDKYVLPQHISPFAKVTVSAISARFYNAEGAPYILCLEFLVQ; translated from the coding sequence ATGCCAGCATCCACAGCATCCCCGCTTTCCGGACTCGATACGAGCGGCATTCAGGCCGTCCTTGAAAGCGAAAACATTTCCGTGTTCTTTCAGCCGGTCGTCTCGGTACGGTCCAAGAGCATCCTCGGTTTCGAGGCCTTTTCGCGCTCCCTGTCGGAAAGCGGACCGCGCCTGGACGCGCACGACCTCTTCGGCCAAAACTGGGGGGCCAAGACCCGCCTGGAACTGTGCCGACTGTGCCGACGCAAGGCGTTGGAGGCCTTTCGGCCCATATTCGAACGCCACCCGCAGATGCTGCTCTTTCTCAACACCGATGGCGGCGGCTTGGCCGCGGCACACAAGAACGGCCACCTGGAGGCCGTGAGCCAGGCCCTGCGCATCCCCGGCAAGCGCATCGTGGTGGAGCTGGAACGCCCTTGGCTCAACCTGCCCGAGGTCGCCCGCTTCGTGCTGTACTATCGCGAAAGGGGCATGGGGCTTTCCGTTGACCTGTGCGGCGGCATGGGACTGCCCGTGGAGGAGCTCTTCGCCCTCAAGCCCGATTTCATCAAGTTCGATAGGCCGCTGTTCACCGATGTCCAGGGCCAGGAATTCAAGCGCGACATGGTGCAGTCGCTCATGCGCCTGTCCGACAAGCTGGGGAGCGTGCTCATCGCCAAGAACGTGGAGGCCGAAGACGAGGCCTTGCTGCTGCTCCAATGGGGGGTGAACCACCAGCAGGGATTCTATTACACAAAAGACAAGGATTCCACCGAACGCGACCCCATCCGCGCCTTCCAGCAGAAAGTGGAGGAAATCAACCGCCGCTACCGCGAAAGCGCCCACGCCTGTGTGGCCGACAAGCGCAAACGCTACGAGGACTATCACAAGACGCTCAAGAAGGTGGCCTACAAGATGGCCGACTGCCGCGAACACGAATTCGCCGCCGCCTGCGAACGCATCGTCTCGACCGAGCCGACCTTGGTGTGCGCCTCCGTCCTCACCGACGACGGCGTGCAATTGACCCCGCTCGCCTTCCGCCGCGACCTCGCCGTGGATTCCCCCTTGCTCGGGCCGGAACGCGGGCGCGGCACGGACCACGGTATCCGCGAGGATGTGCTGCACCTGAAGAGCGGCTTTGACAAGTACGTGCTGCCACAACACATCTCGCCCTTTGCCAAGGTCACCGTCAGCGCTATTTCCGCCCGCTTCTACAACGCCGAGGGCGCTCCCTACATCCTTTGCCTGGAGTTTTTGGTACAGTAG
- a CDS encoding acyl-CoA dehydrogenase family protein: MSKLATLPGDDIRQIMWRYTDRYDLQMVVQSSRGVARGHVARLVADGQRNTHEWTERKNTLLEAFDASGLTALYMDTAQGGYIDGPKNFALSLTTFELSWVDAGAATCGLATNLALAPIHEKGTPEQRDHYMAMACPTEGRATMRGAFALTEPLPFVGVDTGILTSKVRVAEWNEGQEPMLQVDKRGRFITGMDFADFVTAAVVSDDPRIKGSCMVILEKDDPGVFDRGAPTLKMVHQLSSTRDPILSLTVPASRIIGGYTVKDGVIVPNYSHAEIIGSVFHRTRIPVGVMTSAKLLSAVEPIIRYHRSRFRGGDAQPGTPRYDQGLQMKEDACQRLADLWACGEAGCSLGFDAARKADLLDPLEKRKEALFREQGITGPRAQMSALKKMEPTVLEYLNLLFTPEAQRDAARFEELANDVFVQSIFLDAETNVLIPACKLWCPGVGANMMREAVALVGGYGVTEDCPGFLFQKWTDCQLEATYEGPEVVQRRHLTATMGNPVFLALMGHWIKELDALAESWPQTGAKALAGAMRLWLWTLAHLQNAKDADGKKLFSGNRQGVTFPMADAVSWLMAARCFLDDVLELKRKGPENPILADSLDDTLGFFADLCCLQNARTAGEVARICAELAYGYGVDADLAEFQALRAQTDAALSGARLARDRAGEAIAQVMIPEALDYPL; the protein is encoded by the coding sequence ATGAGCAAACTCGCGACCCTGCCCGGTGACGACATCCGCCAGATCATGTGGCGCTACACTGACCGCTACGACCTCCAGATGGTGGTCCAGTCCTCCCGCGGCGTGGCCCGCGGCCACGTGGCCCGCCTGGTGGCCGATGGCCAGCGCAACACCCACGAATGGACCGAGCGCAAGAACACTTTGCTTGAGGCCTTCGACGCCTCCGGCCTGACCGCGCTCTACATGGACACCGCCCAGGGCGGCTACATCGACGGCCCCAAGAACTTCGCCCTCAGCCTCACCACCTTCGAGCTCTCCTGGGTGGACGCCGGGGCCGCCACCTGCGGCCTGGCCACCAACCTGGCCCTGGCCCCCATCCACGAAAAGGGCACCCCGGAACAGCGCGACCACTACATGGCCATGGCCTGCCCAACCGAGGGCCGCGCGACCATGCGCGGGGCCTTCGCCCTCACCGAACCGCTGCCCTTCGTGGGCGTGGACACCGGCATCCTCACCAGCAAGGTCCGCGTGGCCGAATGGAACGAGGGCCAGGAGCCCATGCTCCAGGTGGACAAGCGCGGCCGCTTCATCACCGGCATGGACTTCGCCGACTTCGTCACCGCCGCCGTGGTCAGCGACGACCCGCGCATCAAGGGCTCCTGCATGGTCATCCTGGAAAAGGACGACCCCGGCGTGTTCGACCGTGGCGCGCCCACCCTCAAGATGGTCCACCAGCTTTCCAGCACGCGCGACCCCATTTTGAGCCTCACCGTGCCCGCCAGCCGCATCATCGGCGGCTACACGGTGAAGGACGGCGTCATCGTGCCCAACTACTCCCATGCGGAGATCATCGGCAGCGTGTTCCACAGAACGCGCATCCCCGTGGGCGTCATGACCTCGGCCAAGCTGCTCTCGGCGGTGGAGCCCATCATCCGCTACCACCGCTCGCGCTTCCGCGGCGGCGACGCCCAGCCCGGCACCCCGCGCTACGACCAGGGCCTGCAGATGAAGGAGGACGCCTGCCAGCGTTTGGCCGACCTCTGGGCCTGCGGCGAGGCGGGCTGCTCGCTCGGCTTCGACGCCGCCCGCAAGGCCGACCTGCTGGACCCGCTGGAAAAACGCAAGGAGGCCCTGTTCCGCGAGCAGGGCATCACCGGCCCGCGCGCGCAGATGAGCGCCCTCAAAAAGATGGAGCCCACGGTCCTCGAATACCTGAACCTGCTCTTCACCCCGGAAGCGCAACGCGACGCCGCCCGCTTCGAGGAGCTTGCAAACGACGTGTTCGTGCAGAGCATCTTCCTGGACGCCGAAACAAACGTGCTCATCCCGGCCTGCAAGCTGTGGTGCCCCGGCGTGGGCGCGAACATGATGCGCGAGGCCGTGGCCCTGGTGGGCGGCTACGGCGTCACCGAGGACTGCCCCGGCTTCCTGTTCCAGAAATGGACCGACTGCCAGCTTGAGGCCACCTACGAAGGCCCGGAAGTCGTCCAGCGCCGCCACCTTACCGCCACAATGGGCAACCCCGTGTTCCTCGCCCTCATGGGCCACTGGATCAAGGAACTGGACGCCCTGGCCGAATCCTGGCCGCAGACCGGTGCCAAGGCCCTGGCAGGCGCCATGCGCCTGTGGCTGTGGACCCTGGCCCACCTGCAAAACGCCAAGGACGCCGACGGCAAAAAACTCTTCTCCGGCAACCGGCAGGGCGTCACCTTCCCCATGGCCGACGCCGTGTCCTGGCTCATGGCCGCGCGCTGCTTCCTGGACGATGTGCTCGAACTCAAGCGCAAAGGCCCGGAGAACCCCATCCTGGCCGACAGCCTGGACGACACCCTGGGCTTCTTCGCCGACCTCTGCTGCCTGCAGAACGCCCGCACCGCAGGCGAAGTGGCGCGCATCTGCGCCGAACTGGCCTACGGCTACGGCGTGGATGCCGACCTGGCCGAGTTCCAGGCCCTGCGCGCGCAAACCGACGCCGCCCTTTCCGGCGCGCGCCTGGCCCGCGACCGCGCAGGCGAAGCCATCGCCCAGGTCATGATCCCCGAGGCGCTGGACTACCCGCTGTAG
- a CDS encoding DNA methyltransferase, whose translation MNALHYGDNLDVLRGFPPECVDLVYLDPPFNSNANYNVLFKSQQGKDSQAQIEAFEDTWHWGQQAEDEYRELLRQENTDVAEMMQALRRFLGENDMMAYLTMMANRLLKLHYVLKPTGSLYLHCDPTASHYLKVVLDGVFGKENYRNEISWRRSQPKSHAKINFPNCRDVILRYSKGCIAIFNKVYGVHDPKYIETFYRYTDDNGRRYRLGDLTNPNKDRPNLTYEFLGVTRVWRWTKDRMNKAYESGLIFQSKPGAVPQCKRYLDDMEGQPITDDWDDIEHLHGSSKETLGYPTQKPLALLERIINTSSNPGDVVLDPFCGCGTALHAAQKLGRKWIGIDITHLAISLIEKRLKDAFKDELRYETHGTPKDLGGAADLARRDKYQFQWWACSLVGAQPFKGKKKGADGGIDGIIYFQDGSGTDQKIVVSVKGGENVNVAMIRDLAHVVDREKAAIGLFVTLAPPTGPMTTEAVKTGYFECERANRPFQKIQILTIEGLLAETERADYPDISGGTRTFKQAPREKGPKQKQFTLGE comes from the coding sequence ATGAACGCTCTGCACTATGGCGACAACCTTGACGTGCTGCGCGGGTTTCCGCCCGAATGCGTGGACCTCGTGTACCTGGACCCGCCGTTCAACTCCAACGCCAACTACAATGTGCTCTTCAAGAGCCAGCAAGGCAAAGACAGCCAGGCGCAGATAGAAGCCTTCGAGGACACGTGGCATTGGGGGCAGCAAGCAGAGGACGAATACCGGGAGCTGCTGCGGCAGGAGAATACCGATGTAGCGGAGATGATGCAGGCCCTGCGCAGATTTTTGGGCGAAAACGACATGATGGCCTACCTGACCATGATGGCCAATCGGCTTTTGAAGCTGCATTACGTGCTCAAGCCAACGGGCAGCCTGTACCTGCACTGCGACCCAACCGCCAGCCACTACTTGAAGGTGGTGTTGGATGGGGTGTTTGGAAAAGAAAACTACAGGAATGAAATTTCATGGCGGCGCTCACAACCAAAAAGCCACGCAAAAATCAACTTTCCAAATTGCCGTGACGTAATACTTAGATATTCAAAAGGCTGCATTGCAATATTCAACAAAGTTTATGGTGTACATGATCCAAAATATATAGAAACTTTCTACCGTTACACAGATGACAATGGACGCCGCTACAGGCTTGGCGACCTCACGAACCCGAATAAAGATCGTCCCAACTTAACATACGAATTCTTAGGTGTTACACGTGTATGGAGGTGGACAAAAGATAGAATGAACAAGGCTTACGAATCTGGCTTGATTTTCCAATCAAAACCAGGTGCCGTCCCACAATGCAAGCGCTATCTAGATGATATGGAAGGGCAACCGATAACAGACGACTGGGACGACATTGAGCATCTTCATGGCTCAAGTAAAGAGACACTGGGCTACCCCACACAGAAGCCTCTGGCGCTTCTGGAGCGCATCATCAACACATCCAGCAACCCCGGCGACGTGGTGCTGGACCCCTTCTGCGGCTGCGGCACCGCCCTGCACGCCGCGCAGAAGCTGGGCCGCAAATGGATAGGCATCGACATCACGCATCTGGCCATCAGCCTCATCGAAAAGCGTCTCAAGGACGCCTTCAAGGACGAACTGCGCTACGAAACCCACGGCACGCCCAAAGACCTGGGCGGCGCGGCCGACCTGGCCCGGCGCGACAAGTACCAGTTCCAGTGGTGGGCGTGCTCCCTGGTGGGCGCGCAGCCCTTCAAGGGCAAGAAGAAGGGGGCCGACGGCGGCATCGACGGCATCATCTATTTCCAGGACGGCAGCGGGACGGACCAGAAAATCGTGGTCTCGGTCAAGGGCGGCGAGAATGTCAACGTGGCCATGATCCGAGACCTGGCCCACGTGGTGGACCGCGAAAAGGCGGCCATCGGCCTGTTCGTCACCCTTGCCCCGCCCACCGGCCCCATGACCACCGAGGCCGTGAAAACCGGGTATTTCGAGTGCGAGCGCGCCAACAGGCCCTTTCAAAAAATCCAGATCCTCACCATCGAAGGGCTGCTGGCCGAAACCGAGCGTGCGGACTACCCGGACATATCCGGCGGCACGCGCACCTTCAAGCAGGCCCCGCGCGAAAAGGGGCCGAAGCAGAAGCAGTTCACGCTGGGCGAGTAG
- a CDS encoding glycosyltransferase: protein MTAPAAVLHHATLPHRGGAVRVARLLIAAQRKAGLDARLGFELDETDPEALGGHPDPEGAGVPLVGPLAPTELGRAWDALPRGTTLHLHTSHHWPELFSSLPDNAAQRRVLLTLHDATPLTGGCAYPLDCPHFPACADPCPRDYADARARQASTLALLDRLRPGIVSPSAWLARLARSALPGHVVRVVPNGVPWPPAAGLIPRARARALLGLPPDAPVALFAAHGGAKAAYKAGPQWRTLWAALRQRLPRALGFAVGGDDMAKEHGLTLWPYVDRAKLALLMRAADALVYPTMADNHPLVLLEAASQELPVASFAVGGVTEIVAHGETGLLCRPGDGGALLDAAHSLLAEPGLARRMGRAARSHGEGRFRAERMAADYAALLEG, encoded by the coding sequence ATGACAGCGCCCGCGGCCGTGCTGCACCACGCCACCCTGCCGCACCGGGGCGGAGCCGTGCGCGTGGCCCGTCTGCTCATCGCCGCCCAGCGCAAGGCCGGACTGGATGCGCGCCTGGGCTTCGAACTGGACGAAACCGACCCCGAAGCCCTTGGCGGGCACCCGGACCCGGAAGGCGCGGGCGTGCCCCTTGTGGGCCCGCTGGCCCCGACGGAACTGGGCCGCGCCTGGGACGCCCTGCCGCGTGGGACCACCCTGCACCTGCACACCAGCCACCACTGGCCGGAACTGTTCTCCAGCCTGCCGGACAATGCCGCGCAACGGCGCGTGCTGCTCACCCTGCACGACGCCACGCCCCTCACCGGGGGCTGCGCCTACCCGCTGGACTGCCCGCACTTCCCCGCCTGCGCCGACCCCTGCCCGCGCGACTACGCCGACGCCCGCGCACGGCAGGCCAGCACCCTCGCCCTGCTCGACCGCCTGCGGCCCGGCATCGTCAGCCCCTCGGCCTGGCTGGCGCGCTTGGCCCGCAGCGCCCTGCCCGGGCATGTGGTGCGCGTCGTCCCCAATGGCGTGCCCTGGCCCCCGGCCGCCGGGCTCATCCCCCGCGCACGGGCGCGCGCCCTGCTCGGCCTGCCGCCGGATGCGCCCGTGGCCCTGTTCGCCGCGCACGGCGGGGCAAAGGCCGCCTACAAGGCCGGGCCGCAGTGGCGAACCCTCTGGGCCGCCCTGCGCCAGCGGCTTCCCCGCGCCCTGGGGTTCGCCGTTGGCGGCGACGACATGGCCAAAGAGCACGGCCTCACCCTCTGGCCTTACGTGGACCGGGCCAAGCTGGCGCTGCTCATGCGCGCGGCCGATGCCCTCGTCTACCCCACCATGGCCGACAACCACCCTCTTGTGCTGCTGGAAGCCGCAAGCCAGGAGCTTCCCGTGGCCAGCTTCGCCGTGGGCGGGGTGACGGAAATCGTGGCCCACGGCGAGACCGGTCTCCTGTGTCGGCCCGGCGATGGCGGCGCGCTGCTCGACGCCGCGCATTCCCTGCTCGCCGAGCCCGGCCTGGCGCGCAGAATGGGCCGCGCCGCGCGCAGCCACGGCGAGGGCCGCTTCCGCGCCGAACGCATGGCGGCGGACTATGCCGCGCTTCTGGAAGGGTAG